In Lacibacter sp. H375, one DNA window encodes the following:
- the rny gene encoding ribonuclease Y, which produces MEPAILYVIIGVVALIIGVVTGKIIFAKNTRKQLEEADLQAQSIIKEAGLRAETIRKEKELEAKEKFVQLKSEYDREVTERNRKINESENRARQKEQSINQKEANLDKQIKENEAIKENLNRQIEVVNLKRTELEKHQEEHIRRLEKIAGLSAEEAKNQLIESLKQEAQTRALVLQQEIIEDAKLKANKEARKIVIQSIQRTAAEQTIENTVTVFNLESDEIKGQIIGREGRNIRAIEAATGVDLIVDDTPEAILLSSFDPLRREVARLSLQRLVADGRIHPARIEEVVEKTRKQLEEQVMEIGERTVIELGIHGMHKELIRMVGRMRFRSSYGQNLLMHSRETANLCSIMAAELGMNPKLAKRAGLLHDIGKVPDEETELSHALLGAKLAEKYGENPAVVNAIGAHHDEMEMQYVISPIVQACDAISGARPGARREIMQQYLQRIKDLENLAMGYPGVEKAYAIQAGRELRVIVEAEKVTDAESDKLSFEMAQKIQTEMVYPGQIKVTVIREKRAVNVAR; this is translated from the coding sequence AATCAATTATTAAAGAAGCAGGACTGAGAGCAGAAACCATCCGCAAGGAAAAGGAACTGGAAGCGAAAGAGAAATTCGTTCAACTCAAATCTGAATATGATCGTGAAGTAACGGAACGGAACCGCAAGATCAATGAAAGTGAGAATCGTGCCCGCCAGAAAGAGCAATCGATTAATCAGAAAGAAGCCAATCTCGATAAACAGATAAAGGAGAACGAGGCGATTAAGGAAAACCTCAACCGCCAGATCGAAGTGGTAAACCTGAAACGTACTGAACTGGAGAAACACCAGGAAGAGCATATCCGCAGATTGGAGAAAATTGCGGGATTAAGCGCTGAAGAAGCCAAGAATCAATTGATCGAAAGCCTGAAACAGGAAGCACAAACCCGTGCTTTGGTGCTTCAACAGGAAATTATTGAAGATGCGAAATTGAAGGCAAATAAGGAAGCCCGTAAGATCGTGATCCAGTCAATTCAGCGTACTGCAGCTGAACAAACAATTGAAAATACAGTAACTGTTTTCAACCTTGAAAGCGATGAAATAAAAGGCCAGATCATTGGTCGGGAAGGTCGTAATATCCGTGCAATTGAAGCAGCTACCGGAGTTGATCTGATCGTTGATGATACACCCGAAGCTATTCTTCTTTCTTCATTCGATCCGCTTCGTCGTGAAGTTGCCCGATTGAGTTTGCAGCGTTTGGTTGCCGATGGCCGTATTCACCCAGCCCGTATTGAAGAAGTGGTGGAAAAAACCCGCAAGCAACTAGAAGAACAGGTAATGGAAATTGGTGAACGTACCGTTATTGAATTAGGTATCCACGGTATGCACAAAGAATTGATCAGGATGGTAGGCCGTATGCGCTTCCGTTCCTCTTATGGTCAAAACCTGTTGATGCACAGCCGTGAAACAGCCAATCTTTGTTCTATCATGGCAGCGGAATTAGGTATGAATCCTAAGTTGGCTAAACGTGCCGGTCTCTTGCACGATATTGGTAAAGTGCCCGATGAAGAAACTGAATTGAGCCATGCATTGCTTGGTGCAAAGCTTGCTGAAAAATATGGTGAGAACCCGGCGGTAGTTAATGCCATTGGTGCCCACCACGATGAAATGGAAATGCAGTATGTGATCTCTCCTATTGTACAGGCTTGTGATGCCATCAGTGGTGCAAGGCCAGGTGCCCGTCGTGAGATCATGCAGCAATACCTCCAGCGTATCAAGGATCTTGAGAACCTGGCAATGGGTTATCCTGGTGTTGAGAAAGCATACGCTATCCAGGCTGGTCGTGAGTTGAGGGTAATTGTGGAAGCAGAAAAAGTGACCGATGCTGAATCAGACAAATTGAGCTTTGAAATGGCACAGAAGATACAAACAGAAATGGTGTATCCGGGTCAGATCAAAGTGACTGTTATTCGTGAAAAAAGAGCTGTAAACGTAGCCAGATAG
- the rplS gene encoding 50S ribosomal protein L19 has translation MNAAVAFVHEQLTAKKEQPKFKAGDNVTVNYKIVEGGKERIQGFRGDVIKRQGQGATATFTVRKISDGVGVERTFPVNSPNVDSIELNKVGKVSRAKLFYLRERSGKSARIKEKRMR, from the coding sequence ATGAACGCCGCTGTTGCATTTGTACATGAGCAATTGACTGCTAAGAAAGAACAACCAAAGTTCAAAGCAGGTGATAACGTTACTGTGAATTATAAGATCGTTGAGGGTGGTAAAGAACGTATCCAGGGTTTCCGTGGAGATGTGATTAAACGCCAGGGACAGGGCGCAACTGCAACATTTACAGTGCGTAAGATCTCTGATGGTGTTGGTGTTGAGCGTACATTCCCGGTTAATTCACCAAACGTTGATTCAATTGAACTCAACAAAGTAGGTAAAGTAAGCCGTGCAAAACTCTTCTATCTCCGTGAAAGAAGCGGTAAAAGTGCCCGTATTAAGGAAAAGCGCATGAGATAA
- a CDS encoding Sec-independent protein translocase subunit TatA/TatB translates to MNFQPILLGVLGTQEIIIIAIIILLLFGGRKIPELMKGLGKGIREFNDAKNTVRKEIEESSTPTDANQNKQ, encoded by the coding sequence ATGAATTTTCAACCCATACTTCTCGGCGTTCTCGGTACCCAGGAAATTATCATTATTGCCATTATCATTTTATTGTTGTTCGGTGGTCGTAAGATCCCTGAGCTGATGAAAGGTTTGGGTAAGGGTATCCGTGAATTTAACGATGCCAAGAACACTGTTCGTAAAGAAATCGAGGAGAGCTCTACTCCTACTGATGCAAATCAGAACAAACAGTAA
- the gatA gene encoding Asp-tRNA(Asn)/Glu-tRNA(Gln) amidotransferase subunit GatA yields MYPFATIKAYQQRLFDGTTSCKQAVEFYLTQTNKYEHLNALLHIFPEEALQRATELDEQRAAGKTPGKLHGVVITVKDVIAWEQHPLSASSSVLKNFHSIYHSTAVQKLLAEDAIIIGINNCDEFAMGSSNENSAFGPVKNMLDETRVPGGSSGGSAVAVQANLCMVSLGSDTGGSVRQPADFCGIVGVKPTYGRVSRHGLIAYGSSFDQIGVLSHSVEDASLVLSVIAGGDDFDSTVSTIPVPDYTSAIAEKKSTKPVLGYFKQTLQHAGLDEEIRTTHTNFINQLKADGYEVKELDFDLIDYIVPTYYVLTTAEASSNLSRFDGVRYGYQATPVKEELTEFYSANRSEGFGKEVQRRIMLGTFVLSAGYYDAYYTKAQQVRRKLYEQTKLVFSDIDVLLMPVSPSTAFKIGEKSNNPIEMYLADIYTVFANLVGIPGVSIPLFQHSNGLPFGLQLMTKHFDEVSLLGLADVLLKNYKAS; encoded by the coding sequence TTGTATCCTTTTGCAACCATAAAAGCATACCAGCAACGTTTGTTTGATGGAACAACCTCCTGTAAACAGGCGGTTGAATTCTATTTAACACAAACAAACAAGTATGAACATCTTAATGCGTTGCTGCACATTTTTCCGGAAGAAGCATTGCAAAGGGCAACTGAATTAGATGAGCAACGTGCTGCAGGTAAAACACCGGGCAAACTTCATGGTGTTGTCATTACTGTTAAAGATGTAATTGCCTGGGAGCAGCATCCTTTATCTGCTTCTTCAAGCGTTCTTAAGAACTTTCATTCCATTTATCATTCAACAGCCGTTCAAAAGCTGTTGGCAGAAGATGCAATCATCATCGGCATAAATAACTGTGATGAATTTGCCATGGGCAGCAGCAATGAAAATTCTGCCTTCGGTCCTGTAAAAAATATGCTGGATGAAACAAGGGTTCCCGGCGGATCATCAGGTGGTTCAGCAGTTGCTGTGCAGGCCAACCTTTGCATGGTGAGTTTAGGAAGTGATACAGGCGGTTCCGTTCGTCAGCCTGCGGATTTCTGTGGCATTGTTGGTGTGAAGCCAACGTATGGACGTGTAAGCCGGCATGGATTGATTGCTTACGGTTCCAGCTTCGACCAGATCGGTGTACTTTCTCATTCTGTTGAAGATGCTTCGCTTGTACTTTCGGTCATTGCAGGAGGAGATGATTTCGACAGTACTGTTTCTACAATTCCTGTTCCTGATTATACGTCAGCCATTGCTGAAAAAAAATCAACCAAACCTGTACTCGGTTATTTCAAACAAACGCTGCAACATGCAGGTTTAGATGAAGAGATCAGAACAACGCATACAAACTTCATTAATCAATTGAAAGCTGATGGCTATGAAGTGAAAGAACTGGATTTCGACCTGATCGATTACATCGTTCCAACATACTACGTTCTTACCACAGCTGAAGCCAGCAGCAACCTCTCCCGTTTTGATGGGGTGCGTTATGGCTACCAGGCAACACCTGTAAAAGAAGAATTAACAGAATTTTACTCGGCCAACCGCTCCGAGGGTTTTGGTAAAGAAGTACAACGCCGCATTATGCTCGGCACATTCGTATTGAGTGCCGGTTATTACGATGCTTATTATACCAAGGCGCAGCAGGTACGTCGTAAATTATATGAACAAACAAAACTGGTTTTCAGTGATATAGATGTGTTGCTGATGCCTGTTTCACCCTCTACTGCGTTTAAGATCGGGGAAAAAAGCAATAACCCCATCGAGATGTATTTAGCTGATATCTATACCGTATTTGCCAACCTCGTAGGTATTCCCGGCGTTTCGATTCCTTTGTTTCAGCACAGCAATGGTTTACCGTTCGGACTTCAATTGATGACAAAGCATTTCGATGAAGTATCTTTGCTCGGCCTTGCTGATGTGCTGTTAAAAAACTACAAGGCATCGTAA
- a CDS encoding lytic transglycosylase domain-containing protein, with product MLSFAQKDSVVNGLATDTTVENKQGDVSKYGFQALFVNKEFNSSTSYDAQIHPQAWGFIQDYLDRYGKNLQKMKGWGMPYFTLIDNVLTQYGLPHELKYLAVIESGLNTNATSWVGARGPWQFMPYTAKEYGLNVNGWIDERTDYFRSTHAAAKYLTSLYNDLDDWLLVIAAYNGGPGRVYSAIKKSGSRDFWKLQYYLPTESRMHVKKFIATHYIMEGKGGITTMVNDGKQPATIEFAPEKTDPNIAVEPIVGKFSSVVMAKNLMIDLIYFNQLNPNFDAVLAGNTIFNLRLPKDKMQAFNANRYAILNESVQLLMRFYGEDGMKDMYPKVSDLPEVKKKPVPKKKG from the coding sequence GTGTTGTCATTTGCACAGAAGGATTCTGTTGTTAATGGGCTTGCAACCGATACAACGGTCGAAAACAAGCAAGGCGATGTATCAAAATACGGATTCCAGGCGCTTTTTGTAAATAAAGAATTTAATTCTTCTACATCTTACGATGCACAGATCCATCCGCAGGCATGGGGGTTTATACAGGATTACCTTGATCGTTATGGAAAGAACCTGCAGAAAATGAAAGGTTGGGGCATGCCCTATTTTACCTTGATCGATAATGTGCTTACACAATATGGTTTGCCACATGAATTAAAGTATCTCGCCGTGATTGAAAGCGGATTGAACACCAATGCCACAAGTTGGGTTGGTGCCCGTGGCCCCTGGCAGTTTATGCCTTACACTGCTAAAGAATATGGACTGAATGTGAATGGCTGGATCGATGAACGCACTGATTATTTCCGCAGCACACATGCAGCAGCAAAATATCTCACCTCACTTTATAATGATCTTGATGATTGGTTGTTGGTGATTGCTGCTTATAACGGCGGGCCCGGACGTGTTTATAGTGCGATCAAGAAAAGTGGAAGTCGTGATTTCTGGAAGTTGCAATATTATCTCCCGACAGAAAGTCGTATGCATGTAAAGAAATTTATTGCCACGCATTATATCATGGAAGGCAAAGGCGGCATCACAACGATGGTGAATGATGGCAAGCAACCTGCAACAATTGAATTTGCACCGGAAAAAACAGATCCCAATATTGCTGTGGAGCCGATCGTTGGTAAATTCAGTTCGGTGGTGATGGCGAAAAATCTTATGATTGATCTTATATACTTCAATCAACTGAATCCAAATTTTGATGCGGTGCTTGCAGGCAATACTATTTTCAATCTTCGTTTGCCGAAAGATAAAATGCAGGCGTTTAATGCCAACCGTTATGCCATTCTCAATGAAAGCGTACAATTGCTGATGCGTTTTTACGGTGAAGATGGCATGAAAGATATGTATCCCAAAGTATCTGATCTGCCGGAGGTGAAGAAGAAACCGGTACCCAAGAAAAAAGGTTGA
- a CDS encoding SMI1/KNR4 family protein → MKNFEELLLQLENYLDEIKAPILNYLQEGTELFAEDSILEQLPNEVKLLYRWRNGTKITEDISLNKLWLYNFGVFLPIEQALTYYKEGVNNLPKWDEGMFPLFASGGGEFYLIDCKKSSVNYGMIYHHSIGNIDFDIIITMYDSLNTFVNTIYQCYKEKAYYFSNTGGIEFDVEKEKLISSALNPNSEYWKIN, encoded by the coding sequence ATGAAAAATTTTGAAGAATTACTTTTGCAATTGGAGAATTACTTAGATGAAATTAAGGCTCCGATTTTAAACTATTTACAAGAAGGAACTGAATTATTTGCTGAAGACAGTATTCTGGAACAACTACCCAACGAGGTAAAACTCCTTTATAGATGGCGGAACGGTACAAAGATTACAGAGGATATTAGTCTAAATAAATTGTGGTTATACAATTTTGGAGTTTTTCTACCAATTGAACAAGCTCTTACCTATTACAAAGAAGGGGTTAACAATCTGCCTAAGTGGGATGAAGGAATGTTCCCATTATTCGCAAGTGGAGGCGGTGAATTTTATTTGATTGACTGTAAAAAATCTTCAGTAAACTATGGTATGATATATCATCATTCAATAGGCAATATTGATTTTGATATTATCATAACAATGTATGATTCACTAAACACATTTGTTAATACAATTTACCAGTGCTACAAGGAGAAAGCGTATTACTTTTCAAATACAGGAGGTATTGAGTTTGATGTTGAAAAGGAAAAATTAATAAGTTCAGCACTCAACCCAAACTCAGAGTATTGGAAAATAAATTGA
- a CDS encoding anthranilate synthase component I family protein — protein sequence MKHNFRSFLITDFSVTKRQMLSWCNRFNICSFLDNHHYRLPGHSYECLIGCGVASSVSTNAGTALTELQQWLDLQQGNWCFGHLAYNLKEETEQLPSTHSDKIGFADLLFFVPQYVFQLNEQELRIGSLTDDHETVWSEIGAVETNSTVAVNELQISERVSKEKYIETIETIRKHILRGDCYELNYCMEFFAEDAIIDPLQSYAALTSISPNPFSAFYKAENSYLLCASPERFLRRQGATLISQPIKGTLKRNTADVVTDEELKEQLRNSKKDQSENVMVVDLVRNDLSRVCKEGTVQVDELFGIYSFPQLYQMISTISGEVNDALNFTDILRATFPMGSMTGAPKRKVMQLTEQNEQSRRGLFSGAVGYIAPNGDFDFNVVIRSIFYNAATNYLSYMVGSGITFYSDAEKEYEECLLKADAIRKVLG from the coding sequence GTGAAGCATAACTTCCGGTCTTTCTTAATAACAGATTTTTCTGTAACCAAACGTCAAATGTTGAGCTGGTGTAACCGGTTCAACATTTGTTCTTTTTTGGATAACCATCATTACCGTTTACCTGGTCATAGTTATGAATGCCTGATTGGTTGTGGTGTTGCATCATCAGTAAGTACGAATGCGGGCACTGCATTAACAGAATTGCAGCAATGGCTCGATCTTCAACAAGGCAATTGGTGCTTTGGACATTTAGCTTATAATCTCAAAGAAGAAACAGAACAACTTCCTTCAACACATAGTGATAAGATTGGCTTTGCTGATCTGTTATTCTTTGTTCCGCAATATGTTTTTCAACTCAATGAACAGGAGTTACGCATAGGGTCATTAACAGATGATCACGAAACTGTATGGAGTGAAATCGGTGCTGTGGAAACAAATTCAACTGTTGCAGTAAATGAATTGCAGATCAGTGAGCGTGTTTCAAAAGAAAAGTACATTGAAACAATTGAAACCATTCGAAAGCACATCCTTCGTGGCGATTGTTATGAGTTGAATTACTGCATGGAATTTTTTGCTGAAGATGCCATCATTGATCCATTGCAGAGTTATGCCGCACTTACAAGCATTTCACCCAATCCTTTCTCTGCTTTTTATAAAGCAGAGAACAGTTACTTACTCTGTGCGAGCCCTGAACGTTTTTTACGCAGGCAGGGAGCAACACTTATTTCACAACCCATCAAAGGAACATTGAAGCGCAACACAGCAGATGTTGTTACAGATGAAGAATTGAAAGAACAATTACGTAACAGCAAGAAAGACCAGAGTGAAAATGTAATGGTGGTTGATTTGGTTCGCAATGATCTCAGTCGGGTTTGCAAAGAAGGAACGGTGCAGGTTGATGAATTGTTTGGTATTTATTCGTTCCCGCAATTATATCAGATGATCTCCACCATCAGCGGTGAAGTGAATGATGCTTTAAACTTCACGGATATTCTCCGTGCAACTTTCCCCATGGGCAGTATGACGGGTGCACCCAAACGAAAAGTAATGCAGTTAACAGAGCAAAACGAACAATCAAGAAGAGGATTATTCTCCGGTGCTGTTGGTTATATTGCTCCCAATGGCGATTTTGATTTTAATGTAGTGATCAGGAGTATTTTTTATAATGCTGCAACAAATTATCTTTCTTATATGGTGGGCAGCGGCATTACGTTTTACAGTGATGCAGAGAAAGAATATGAAGAATGTTTGTTGAAGGCTGATGCGATAAGGAAGGTGTTGGGTTGA
- a CDS encoding adenylosuccinate synthase produces the protein MVDVILGLQWGDEGKGKIVDFFAPNYDVIARFQGGPNAGHTLYVNGEKVVLHQIPSGIFHKGIINLIGNGVVLDPVTLKRECEKVASMGVNVKENLFIAQRTNIIIPTHRALDKAAELAKGDEKIGSTLKGIGPAYMDKTGRNALRVGDLLDPEFNKLYNKLKAKHQQLLDNYNFTEDISAWEAEFFEAVEFLKTLNIVNGEYFINAKIAEGKKVLAEGAQGSMLDVDFGTFPFVTSSNTISAGVSTGLGVAPNKIREVIGITKAYCTRVGSGPFPTELFDATGDELRKIGNEFGATTGRPRRCGWIDLVALKFACMINGITQIVMTKSDVLDSFAELQVCTSYNVNGKETQEIPFEISKVKIDPVYKAFKGWSKPAADCRVAADFPEQMNTYLAFINEYLGVEVKYVSNGPGRDQIVTL, from the coding sequence ATGGTTGATGTAATTCTGGGCCTCCAATGGGGCGACGAAGGAAAAGGAAAGATCGTTGATTTTTTTGCACCTAATTATGATGTGATTGCCCGTTTCCAGGGTGGTCCAAACGCAGGACACACACTGTATGTGAATGGTGAAAAAGTAGTGCTTCATCAAATCCCCAGCGGTATTTTTCATAAAGGCATCATTAACCTCATTGGAAACGGTGTGGTGCTCGACCCGGTAACATTAAAAAGAGAGTGTGAAAAAGTAGCATCGATGGGTGTGAATGTAAAAGAGAATCTTTTCATTGCACAACGCACCAACATCATCATCCCAACTCACAGAGCTTTAGATAAGGCGGCTGAACTGGCAAAAGGCGATGAGAAGATCGGATCAACCTTAAAAGGTATTGGCCCGGCTTATATGGATAAAACAGGACGTAATGCATTGCGTGTTGGTGATCTCCTCGATCCTGAATTTAATAAACTGTACAACAAACTGAAGGCAAAGCATCAGCAGTTACTCGATAATTACAATTTCACAGAAGATATCAGTGCATGGGAAGCCGAATTCTTTGAAGCGGTTGAATTCCTGAAAACGTTAAATATTGTAAACGGTGAATATTTCATCAATGCAAAAATAGCCGAAGGCAAAAAAGTATTGGCCGAAGGTGCACAGGGTAGTATGCTCGATGTTGATTTCGGAACCTTTCCGTTTGTAACTTCTTCAAACACTATTTCGGCTGGTGTAAGTACAGGACTTGGTGTGGCTCCAAATAAGATCAGGGAAGTGATTGGTATTACCAAAGCATATTGCACAAGAGTAGGTAGCGGACCTTTTCCAACTGAGTTGTTTGATGCTACGGGCGATGAGCTACGTAAGATCGGTAACGAGTTTGGTGCAACAACCGGTCGTCCACGCCGTTGCGGATGGATCGACCTCGTGGCGCTTAAATTTGCCTGTATGATCAATGGCATTACACAAATTGTAATGACCAAATCAGACGTGCTTGATAGTTTTGCGGAACTCCAGGTGTGCACATCTTATAATGTAAATGGAAAAGAAACACAGGAAATTCCTTTTGAGATCAGTAAGGTAAAAATTGATCCGGTTTACAAAGCATTCAAAGGCTGGAGTAAACCCGCTGCTGACTGCAGAGTTGCAGCTGATTTTCCTGAACAAATGAATACTTATCTTGCATTTATTAATGAGTACCTTGGTGTGGAAGTGAAGTACGTTTCCAACGGACCGGGAAGAGATCAGATCGTAACTTTATAA